The Micromonospora sp. NBC_00421 genome contains a region encoding:
- a CDS encoding TrmH family RNA methyltransferase: MRRDRTGGACRDTRQNRAVSVEQITDPDDARIADYRALTDVELRTRWEPPHGLFIAEGELVLRRAVRAGYPARSYLVDAKRVDQLADLDTGDAPVYAASPDVLEKATGFHVHRGVLASFHRKPLPTAAEVLAAARRVAILEDINNHTNLGAIFRGAAALGIDAVLLSPSCADPLYRRSVRVSMGEVFAVPYAKLERWPVGLDQVREAGFTVLAMTPAADAVPMQRLTSAQRARAALLLGAEGPGLSAAAQSASDVRVVIPMRRGVDSLNVAAAAAVAFWELGRDDPACDCG; encoded by the coding sequence GTGCGCCGGGACCGCACCGGCGGTGCGTGCCGGGACACCCGGCAGAATCGGGCGGTGTCCGTTGAACAGATCACCGATCCCGACGACGCGCGGATCGCCGACTACCGCGCGTTGACCGACGTCGAGCTGCGTACCCGGTGGGAGCCCCCGCACGGGTTGTTCATCGCCGAGGGGGAGCTGGTGCTGCGCCGGGCGGTGCGGGCCGGCTATCCGGCCCGGTCGTACCTGGTCGACGCGAAGCGGGTCGACCAGTTGGCTGACCTGGACACCGGGGACGCGCCGGTCTACGCGGCCAGCCCCGACGTGTTGGAGAAGGCAACCGGCTTCCACGTCCACCGGGGCGTGCTCGCCTCGTTCCACCGTAAGCCCCTGCCCACCGCCGCCGAGGTGCTTGCCGCCGCCCGCCGGGTGGCGATCCTGGAGGACATCAACAACCACACCAACCTCGGCGCGATCTTCCGGGGGGCTGCGGCGCTGGGCATCGACGCGGTGCTGCTCTCGCCGTCCTGCGCCGATCCGCTCTACCGGCGCAGCGTGCGGGTCAGCATGGGGGAGGTGTTCGCGGTGCCGTACGCGAAGCTGGAGCGTTGGCCGGTGGGGTTGGACCAGGTGCGGGAGGCGGGGTTCACCGTGCTGGCCATGACGCCGGCGGCGGACGCCGTACCGATGCAGCGGTTGACGTCGGCGCAGCGGGCGCGGGCGGCGTTGCTGTTGGGGGCCGAGGGGCCCGGTCTCTCCGCGGCGGCGCAGTCGGCAAGCGACGTGCGGGTGGTCATCCCGATGCGGCGCGGGGTGGACTCGTTGAACGTGGCCGCCGCGGCGGCGGTGGCGTTCTGGGAGCTGGGACGCGACGATCCGGCCTGCGACTGTGGCTGA
- a CDS encoding thiamine pyrophosphate-requiring protein, with protein sequence MSAAGTADGRLPKNATVADHIVARLAEWGVHRYFGYPGDGINGMTSALQRAGDRVEFVQVRHEETAGFAASAHVKYGGGPIGCALATSGPGAIHLLNGLYDAKLDHQPVVALVGNTALTAEGGGYYQEVDLLALYKDVAGEFLAQLDDPSQVRHLVDRACRTALSRRTVTALVLPLDVQDEPAVPDPPHAHGYYHTSSVPSSMPTVPPEAELRRAAEVLRGGEKVAMLVGQGALDAEQEVRLIADRLGAGVTTALLGFTAVDHREPWVTGAIGLLGTRPSWQLMQGCDRLLIVGSNMPYSEFYPPQGQARAVQIDLDGTRMGLRYPTEVNLTGDAGPTLRALLRELGDHPAPTAWRATIADATSAWRRSQADLAGQSADPVNPQLLFHTLNDALPDDAMIAVDCGTATAWYARHLQVRPGMLASLSGTLLSMGGAMPYALAAKFAHPDRPVVVLIGDGAMQMNGVNELITVAKNWRHWADPRFVVLVLNNRDLAFVSWEQRSTEGTPRYPASQDVPDVAYHRWAEVLGLDGELVDSPGQVAGLWRRALTADRPMVVNAMVDPAELMLPPHFTLDEARNTAAALLHGDTDRAAIIRRALPATLTTYRPRRKNP encoded by the coding sequence ATGAGCGCAGCGGGCACCGCCGACGGCCGGTTGCCGAAGAACGCCACTGTCGCCGACCACATCGTGGCCCGCCTCGCCGAGTGGGGCGTGCACCGCTACTTCGGCTACCCCGGCGACGGCATCAACGGCATGACCTCCGCCCTGCAACGGGCCGGCGACCGGGTGGAGTTCGTCCAGGTCCGCCACGAGGAGACCGCCGGTTTCGCCGCAAGCGCCCACGTCAAGTACGGCGGCGGCCCGATCGGCTGCGCCCTGGCGACCAGTGGCCCCGGCGCGATCCACCTGCTCAACGGCCTCTACGACGCCAAGCTCGACCACCAGCCGGTGGTGGCCCTGGTCGGCAACACCGCGCTGACCGCCGAGGGCGGGGGCTACTACCAGGAGGTCGACCTGCTCGCCCTCTACAAGGACGTCGCCGGGGAGTTCCTGGCCCAGCTCGACGACCCGTCCCAGGTACGGCACCTGGTGGACCGGGCCTGCCGTACGGCGCTGTCCCGCCGGACGGTGACCGCGCTGGTGCTCCCGCTGGACGTGCAGGACGAGCCGGCGGTGCCGGACCCGCCGCACGCGCACGGCTACTACCACACCAGCTCGGTCCCGAGCAGCATGCCGACGGTGCCGCCCGAGGCGGAGCTGCGCCGCGCCGCCGAGGTGCTGCGCGGCGGCGAGAAGGTGGCGATGCTCGTCGGTCAGGGCGCGCTCGACGCCGAGCAGGAGGTACGCCTGATCGCCGACCGGCTGGGTGCCGGGGTAACCACAGCGCTGCTCGGCTTCACCGCCGTGGATCACCGCGAGCCCTGGGTGACCGGGGCGATCGGCCTGCTCGGCACCCGACCGAGCTGGCAGCTGATGCAGGGGTGCGACAGGTTGCTGATCGTCGGCAGCAACATGCCGTACTCGGAGTTCTATCCGCCGCAGGGTCAGGCCCGCGCGGTGCAGATCGACCTGGACGGGACCCGGATGGGGCTGCGCTACCCGACGGAGGTCAACCTGACCGGCGACGCCGGCCCGACCCTGCGGGCGCTGCTGCGCGAACTGGGCGACCACCCCGCCCCGACGGCCTGGCGGGCGACCATCGCCGACGCCACCTCGGCGTGGCGACGCTCCCAGGCGGACCTGGCCGGGCAGTCCGCCGACCCGGTGAACCCGCAGTTGCTGTTCCACACCCTCAACGACGCGCTGCCCGACGACGCGATGATCGCGGTGGACTGCGGCACCGCCACCGCCTGGTACGCCCGCCACCTCCAGGTCCGGCCCGGCATGCTGGCCAGCCTCTCCGGCACCCTGCTGTCGATGGGCGGCGCCATGCCGTACGCCCTGGCGGCGAAGTTCGCCCACCCGGACCGACCGGTGGTGGTGCTGATCGGCGACGGGGCGATGCAGATGAACGGGGTCAACGAGTTGATCACCGTGGCGAAGAACTGGCGACACTGGGCCGACCCGCGTTTCGTGGTGCTGGTGCTCAACAACCGGGATCTGGCGTTCGTCAGTTGGGAACAGCGTTCCACCGAGGGCACCCCGCGCTATCCGGCCAGCCAGGACGTGCCGGACGTGGCGTACCACAGGTGGGCCGAGGTGCTGGGCCTCGACGGCGAGTTGGTCGACTCCCCCGGCCAGGTCGCCGGCCTGTGGCGGCGGGCCCTGACCGCCGACCGCCCGATGGTGGTCAACGCGATGGTCGACCCGGCGGAGCTGATGCTCCCCCCGCACTTCACCCTGGACGAAGCCCGCAACACGGCGGCAGCCCTGCTCCACGGCGACACCGACCGCGCCGCCATCATCCGCCGCGCCCTCCCCGCCACCCTCACCACCTACCGCCCCCGCCGCAAGAACCCCTGA
- a CDS encoding dTMP kinase produces MGRGVVVAVVGVDGAGKSTQAKGLVGRLNAAGVPATYLENAGGRPLWNRLARAVGRRDGVHLFGRRGYPVLEATVRWLALARAVVVTRLTGRVGVMDRWTWCQYVIMRARGDRGVRLVRAAYALFPRPDLVCFLAVAPELARQRVSDRGIDTEELAHLTALDAGYRALPEFGAFTTIDGDADPATVAAALDRAVAAATARR; encoded by the coding sequence GTGGGGCGTGGGGTGGTCGTCGCGGTGGTGGGAGTGGACGGGGCCGGGAAGTCGACCCAGGCGAAGGGGTTGGTGGGGCGGCTGAACGCGGCGGGGGTGCCGGCGACGTACCTCGAGAACGCCGGTGGACGGCCGCTGTGGAACCGGTTGGCGCGGGCGGTGGGTCGTCGCGACGGTGTGCACCTGTTCGGTCGGCGCGGCTACCCGGTGCTGGAGGCGACGGTGCGCTGGCTGGCTCTGGCCCGAGCGGTGGTGGTCACCCGGCTGACCGGACGGGTCGGGGTGATGGACCGCTGGACCTGGTGCCAGTACGTGATCATGCGAGCCCGGGGCGACCGGGGCGTACGACTCGTCCGCGCCGCGTACGCCCTCTTTCCCAGGCCGGACCTGGTCTGCTTCCTGGCGGTCGCCCCGGAGCTGGCCCGGCAGCGGGTGTCGGACCGGGGCATCGACACCGAGGAACTGGCGCACCTGACCGCGCTGGACGCCGGGTACCGGGCGCTCCCCGAGTTCGGCGCCTTCACCACGATCGACGGCGACGCCGACCCGGCGACGGTGGCCGCCGCCCTGGACCGTGCGGTCGCCGCGGCGACCGCCCGCCGGTAG
- a CDS encoding PucR family transcriptional regulator, translating into MFPTVREVLALDPVRRGAPRLVAGETALDRPVRWVHVTEVPDIATLLGGGELVLTTGIGLPADDAGLRAFIGDLAEVGVSGLVVELGRRYLTEVPRVMAVAAERRGLPLVELRRATPFVRITEAVHALIVDAQLHELRATEEIHQRFTDLSVEGAGVAEVVRQAAELAGCPVVLENLSRQVLGYDPAGESADLLLDGWEQHSRRIRPAGRTAYDVDSGWLVTTVGARGQDWGRLLLRWPAGGGLGGSRPVGSPPTRLTILVERAASTLALGRLIRRDAEGLERQLHRTLLTALLDHSRPVDEIALRARALGVVLERRHLIGVMVRLRRDGAVGSPTSGDGVPSVDGPGPPPSPAPWPAPTTPAHPEAGPARLRDLAEAVGQALRETKLSGLSSPVDDQVVGVLLALPDVAAEERALATFAAALRRRHPDQPSPGGNNHRLTVIVAAGSGVGSLREVRRSLVEARQVAEAARRDRRDLPVFRLPDVGLAGLLHLLRDEPRLQTFVERELGALLAHDARHPRDQLLATLRAYLEQGRNKSAGAAAAHLSRPAFYERLARIGRILGVDLDSVEACLSLHVALLALDAVRTP; encoded by the coding sequence GTGTTCCCTACCGTCCGTGAGGTGCTGGCGCTGGACCCGGTCCGTCGCGGTGCGCCGCGGCTGGTGGCCGGGGAGACCGCCCTGGACCGGCCGGTGCGTTGGGTGCACGTGACCGAGGTGCCCGACATCGCCACCCTGCTCGGTGGTGGCGAACTGGTGCTCACCACCGGGATCGGCCTGCCCGCCGACGACGCCGGACTACGCGCCTTCATCGGCGACCTCGCCGAGGTGGGCGTCTCCGGGCTCGTGGTCGAGCTGGGTCGCCGCTACCTCACCGAGGTGCCCCGGGTGATGGCAGTGGCCGCCGAACGGCGCGGCCTGCCCCTGGTCGAGCTGCGCCGGGCCACCCCGTTCGTCCGGATCACCGAAGCGGTGCACGCCCTGATCGTCGATGCCCAACTGCACGAGCTGCGGGCCACCGAGGAGATCCACCAGCGGTTCACCGACCTGTCCGTCGAGGGCGCCGGGGTGGCCGAGGTGGTCCGGCAGGCCGCCGAGCTGGCCGGCTGCCCGGTGGTGCTGGAGAACCTCTCCCGGCAGGTGCTCGGCTACGACCCGGCGGGGGAGAGCGCCGACCTGCTGCTGGACGGCTGGGAGCAGCACTCCCGGCGGATCCGTCCCGCCGGGCGGACAGCGTACGACGTGGACAGCGGGTGGTTGGTGACCACCGTCGGCGCGCGCGGGCAGGACTGGGGCCGGTTGCTGCTGCGCTGGCCGGCCGGTGGGGGCCTAGGAGGTAGCCGACCCGTCGGTAGCCCGCCCACCCGGCTGACCATCCTGGTGGAGCGGGCCGCCTCGACGCTGGCGCTGGGTCGACTGATCCGGCGCGACGCCGAAGGGCTGGAGCGGCAGCTGCACCGCACCCTGCTCACCGCCCTGCTCGACCACTCCCGCCCGGTGGACGAGATCGCGCTGCGGGCCAGGGCGCTGGGGGTGGTCCTGGAGCGCCGGCACCTGATCGGCGTGATGGTCCGGCTTCGCCGGGACGGCGCGGTGGGCAGCCCCACGTCGGGCGACGGCGTTCCGTCGGTCGACGGACCCGGCCCGCCCCCTTCCCCGGCCCCCTGGCCGGCACCGACGACCCCGGCGCATCCGGAGGCCGGACCGGCCCGGTTGCGTGATCTCGCCGAGGCGGTCGGCCAGGCGCTGCGGGAGACGAAGCTGTCCGGCCTGTCCAGCCCCGTCGACGACCAGGTGGTGGGGGTCCTGCTGGCCCTGCCGGACGTCGCCGCCGAGGAGCGCGCCCTCGCGACCTTCGCCGCCGCGCTGCGCCGCCGCCACCCCGACCAGCCGTCGCCCGGCGGGAACAACCACCGGCTGACCGTGATCGTCGCGGCCGGCTCCGGGGTGGGCAGCCTGCGGGAGGTACGCCGGTCGCTGGTCGAGGCCCGCCAGGTCGCCGAGGCCGCCCGTCGGGACCGTCGGGACCTGCCGGTCTTCCGGCTGCCGGATGTCGGACTGGCCGGTCTGCTGCACCTGCTGCGCGACGAGCCCCGGTTGCAGACCTTCGTCGAGCGGGAACTAGGCGCGCTGCTGGCCCACGACGCCCGGCACCCCCGGGACCAGCTGCTCGCCACCCTGCGCGCCTACCTGGAGCAGGGCCGCAACAAGTCGGCCGGGGCGGCTGCCGCACACCTGTCCCGGCCGGCTTTCTACGAGCGGCTGGCCCGGATCGGCCGGATCCTCGGCGTCGACCTCGACTCGGTCGAAGCCTGCCTGTCCCTACACGTCGCCCTGCTCGCCCTCGACGCCGTCCGCACCCCCTGA
- the argG gene encoding argininosuccinate synthase, translating into MSKVLTSLPIGERVGIAFSGGLDTSVAVAWMRDKGAVPCAYTADIGQYDEPDIDSVPGRALSYGAEVARLVDCRAALVEEGLAALTCGAFHIRSGGRAYFNTTPLGRAVTGTLLVRAMISDDVQIWGDGSTFKGNDIERFYRYGLLANPQLRVYKPWLDTDFVTELGGRKEMSEWLLERGLPYRDSTEKAYSTDANIWGATHEAKTLEHLDTGIETVDPIMGVRFWDPSVEIPTEDVTIGFDQGRPVTINGKEFGSAVDLVLEANAIGGRHGLGMSDQIENRIIEAKSRGIYEAPGMALLHAAYERLVNAIHNEDTLANYHQEGRRLGRLMYEGRWLDPQALMLRESLQRWVGTAVTGEVTLRLRRGEDYSILDTTGPAFSYHPDKLSMERTEDSAFGPSDRIGQLTMRNLDIADSRAKLEQYVTLGLVGGGAPQRAVGAAQAASTGLIGAMPQGGAEAIASRGVASADDEALDRAAMEFGVD; encoded by the coding sequence GTGTCCAAGGTTCTCACCTCCCTGCCCATCGGCGAACGTGTCGGCATCGCCTTCTCCGGCGGCCTCGACACCTCGGTCGCGGTCGCGTGGATGCGCGACAAGGGCGCCGTTCCCTGTGCCTACACCGCCGACATCGGCCAGTACGACGAGCCCGACATCGACTCGGTGCCCGGTCGTGCGCTCAGCTACGGCGCCGAGGTCGCCCGCCTGGTCGACTGCCGCGCCGCCCTGGTCGAGGAGGGCCTCGCCGCGCTGACCTGCGGCGCCTTCCACATCCGCTCCGGCGGCCGGGCCTACTTCAACACCACCCCGCTGGGTCGGGCGGTGACCGGCACCCTGCTGGTCCGGGCGATGATCTCCGACGACGTCCAGATCTGGGGCGACGGCTCGACCTTCAAGGGCAACGACATCGAGCGGTTCTACCGGTACGGCCTGCTGGCCAACCCGCAGCTGCGGGTCTACAAGCCGTGGCTGGACACCGACTTCGTCACCGAACTCGGTGGCCGCAAGGAGATGTCGGAGTGGCTGCTCGAACGCGGCCTGCCATACCGGGACAGCACCGAGAAGGCGTACTCGACCGACGCCAACATCTGGGGTGCCACGCACGAGGCGAAGACCCTGGAGCACCTCGACACCGGCATCGAGACGGTCGACCCGATCATGGGGGTCCGGTTCTGGGACCCTTCGGTGGAGATCCCCACCGAGGACGTCACGATCGGCTTCGACCAGGGCCGCCCGGTCACGATCAACGGCAAGGAGTTCGGCAGCGCCGTCGACCTGGTGCTGGAGGCCAACGCCATCGGCGGCCGGCACGGCCTGGGCATGTCCGACCAGATCGAGAACCGGATCATCGAGGCGAAGAGCCGGGGCATCTACGAGGCCCCCGGCATGGCGCTGCTGCACGCCGCGTACGAACGGCTGGTCAACGCCATCCACAACGAGGACACCCTGGCGAACTACCACCAGGAGGGCCGCCGCCTCGGCCGGCTGATGTACGAGGGCCGCTGGCTGGACCCACAGGCGCTGATGCTGCGCGAGTCGTTGCAGCGCTGGGTCGGCACCGCGGTCACCGGCGAGGTGACCCTGCGGCTGCGCCGGGGCGAGGACTACTCGATCCTCGACACCACCGGCCCGGCGTTCAGCTACCACCCCGACAAGCTGTCGATGGAGCGTACCGAGGACTCGGCCTTCGGCCCGTCCGACCGGATCGGCCAGCTCACCATGCGCAACCTGGACATCGCCGACTCCCGGGCCAAGCTGGAGCAGTACGTCACCCTCGGTCTGGTCGGCGGCGGCGCCCCCCAGCGGGCGGTCGGTGCCGCGCAGGCGGCCTCGACCGGGCTGATCGGGGCGATGCCGCAGGGCGGCGCGGAGGCCATCGCCTCCCGGGGCGTCGCCTCCGCCGACGACGAGGCGCTCGACCGCGCCGCGATGGAGTTCGGCGTCGACTGA